The Vitis vinifera cultivar Pinot Noir 40024 chromosome 12, ASM3070453v1 genome has a segment encoding these proteins:
- the LOC104881016 gene encoding LOW QUALITY PROTEIN: disease resistance protein RUN1 (The sequence of the model RefSeq protein was modified relative to this genomic sequence to represent the inferred CDS: substituted 2 bases at 2 genomic stop codons) → MASTSSFRASSSFTPSIPQTSTYDVFFSFKGEDTHYNFTDHLYSALGRRGIHTFRDDKLRRGEAIAPELLKAIEESRSSVIVFSENYARSRWCLDELVKIMECHKYLGHAVFPIFYHVDPSHVRKQEGSFGEALAGYEENXKDKIPRWRTALTEAANLSGWHLLEGYESNQIKEITDSIFRRLKCKRLDAGANLVGIDSHVKEMILRLHMESSDVCIVGIYGVGGIGKTTIAKVIYNKLSCEFECMSFLENIREVSNTQGLSHLQNQLLGDILKGEGTQNINSVAHKASMIKDILLSKRVFMVLDDVDDPSQLXYLLGHREWLGEGSRVIITTRNKHVLVVQEVDDLYEVKGLNFEEACELFSLYAFKQNLPKSDYRNLSHRVVGYCQGLPLALKVLGSLLFKKTIPQWESELNKLDREPEMKIHNVLKRSYDGLDRTGKNIFLDVACFFKGEDRDFVSRILDGCDFHAERGIRNINDLCLITLPYNQICMHDLIQHMGWEIVREKFPDEPNKWSRLWDPCDFERALIAYEGIKRVETISLDLSKLKRVCLNSNAFVKITRLRLLKVYSDHDYNDLDTKKEDYYDDIMKHASKMQLGRGFKFPSYELRYLCWDGYPLDFLPSNFDGGKLVELRLKCSNIKQLWQGHKYLERLKVIDLSYSIKLIQMSEFSSMPNLERLILKGCISLIDIHPSVGNMKKLTTLSLRSCDKLKNLPDSIGDLESLEILILSDCSKFEKFPEKGGNMKSLKELHLNNTAIKDLPDSIGDLESLWFLDLFYCSKFEKFLVKGGNMKSLTKLYLINTAIKGLPDSVGDLESLEILDLSDCSKFEKFPEKGGNMKSLKQLYLNNTAIKDLPDSIGDLDSLKILDLSNCSKFEKFPEKGGHMKSLKELCLRNTTIKDIPINISRLKFLEGLILGGCSDLWEGLINNQLCNLQKPNISQCKMAGQILVLPSSLEEIDAHHCTSKEDLSGLLWLCHLNWLKSTTEELKCWKLRAVIPESSGIPEWIRYQNMGTEVITELPRICCSMCLST, encoded by the exons ATGGCTTCCACAAGCTCCTTTAGAGCCTCTTCTTCTTTTACTCCTTCCATCCCTCAAACAAGTACTTATGATGTTTTCTTTAGTTTTAAAGGCGAAGACACCCACTATAATTTCACTGATCACCTCTACAGTGCTTTGGGTAGGAGAGGGATTCACACCTTCAGAGACGATAAACTCAGGAGAGGAGAAGCGATTGCTCCAGAACTCTTGAAAGCCATCGAAGAATCAAGGTCTTCCGTAATTGTTTTCTCTGAAAACTATGCTCGTTCGAGATGGTGTTTGGATGAGTTGGTAAAGATCATGGAGTGCCACAAATATCTGGGACATGCTGTTTTCCCAATTTTCTATCATGTGGATCCATCCCATGTGCGAAAGCAAGAAGGAAGCTTTGGAGAGGCCCTTGCCGGTTATGAAGAAAACTAGAAGGACAAGATACCAAGGTGGAGGACGGCCTTGACGGAAGCAGCCAATCTTTCTGGATGGCATCTACTAGAAGG GTATGAGTCcaatcaaattaaagaaataactGATAGCATATTCCGTCGATTGAAATGTAAGAGGCTTGATGCTGGTGCCAATTTAGTTGGCATAGATTCCCATGTAAAAGAGATGATTTTACGGTTGCATATGGAATCAAGTGATGTTTGTATCGTTGGGATATATGGAGTTGGGGGGATTGGTAAGACTACCATCGcaaaagttatatataataaaCTTTCTTGTGAATTTGAATGTATGagctttcttgaaaatattagGGAGGTTTCCAATACCCAAGGTTTATCTCACTTACAAAATCAACTTCTTGGTGATATCCTAAAGGGAGAGGGGactcaaaatataaatagtGTTGCCCACAAAGCAAGTATGATAAAGGACATTCTCTTATCTAAAAGAGTTTTTATGGTTCTTGATGATGTTGATGATCCAagtcaattataatatttacttGGACATCGTGAATGGCTTGGAGAAGGAAGTAGAGTCATCATAACAACTAGAAATAAACATGTGTTAGTTGTACAAGAAGTGGATGACTTATATGAGGTTAAGggattgaattttgaagaagcTTGTGAACTTTTCAGTTTGTATGCCTTTAAACAAAATCTTCCCAAATCAGACTATAGAAACCTCTCACATCGTGTTGTAGGCTATTGTCAAGGGCTTCCATTAGCTCTAAAAGTTCTAGGTTCTCTCTTATTCAAGAAGACAATACCTCAATGGGAAAGTGAATTGAATAAATTGGACAGAGAACCTGAAATGAAAATTCACAATGTGCTTAAACGAAGCTATGATGGATTAGATCGTAcaggaaaaaatatatttcttgatgttgcatgtttttttaaagGTGAAGATAGGGATTTTGTGTCAAGAATATTGGATGGTTGTGATTTCCATGCAGAAAGAggaataagaaatataaatgaTTTGTGTCTTATAACTCTCCCATACAACCAAATATGTATGCATGATTTGATACAACATATGGGCTGGGAAATTGTTCGTGAAAAATTTCCTGATGAGCCAAACAAATGGAGCAGATTGTGGGATCCCTGTGATTTTGAACGTGCACTTATAGCATATGAG GGAATAAAAAGAGTTGAAACAATATCCTTGGACTTGTCTAAATTAAAAAGAGTATGCTTGAATTCAAATGCTTTCGTAAAGATAACTAGACTTCGATTGCTCAAAGTTTATTCAGATCACGATTATAACGATCTTGACACGAAGAAGGAGGATTATTATGATGATATAATGAAACATGCTTCTAAAATGCAACTTGGCCGGGGTTTTAAATTTCCTTCTTATGAGTTAAGGTATCTTTGTTGGGATGGATATCCTTTAGATTTTTTACCATCAAACTTTGATGGAGGGAAGCTTGTTGAACTTCGCTTGAAGTGTAGCAACATAAAACAGTTGTGGCAAGGGCATAAg TATCTTGAAAGGTTAAAGGTCATTGATCTAAGTTACTCAATTAAGCTCATTCAAATGTCGGAATTCTCAAGTATGCCAAATTTGGAGAGACTAATTCTTAAAGGTTGTATAAGCTTGATCGATATTCACCCATCTGTTGGAAATATGAAGAAGCTTACTACCTTAAGTTTGAGAAGTTGTGATAAGCTTAAGAATCTGCCAGATAGCATTGGAGACTTGGAATCTCTTGAGATTCTCATTCTCTCTGATTGctcaaagtttgagaaatttccGGAGAAGGGAGGGAACATGAAAAGTTTAAAGGAGCTTCATTTAAATAATACTGCTATTAAGGATCTTCCTGATAGCATTGGAGACTTGGAATCTCTTTGGTTTCTTGATCTCTTTTATTGctcaaagtttgagaaatttcTGGTGAAGGGAGGGAACATGAAAAGTTTAACAAAGctttatttgataaatactGCTATTAAGGGTCTGCCTGATAGCGTTGGAGACTTGGAATCTCTTGAGATTCTTGATCTCTCTGATTGctcaaagtttgagaaatttccGGAGAAGGGAGGGAACATGAAAAGTTTAAAGCAGctttatttaaataatactGCTATTAAGGATCTGCCTGATAGCATTGGAGACTTGGATTCTCTTAAGATTCTTGATCTCTCTAACTGctcaaagtttgagaaatttccGGAGAAGGGAGGGCACATGAAAAGTTTAAAGGAGCTTTGTTTACGGAATACTACTATTAAGGATATTCCCATCAACATTTCTAGGTTGAAATTTCTTGAAGGACTCATCCTCGGTGGTTGCTCAGACCTGTGGGAAGGATTAATAAACAATCAGCTTTGCAATCTGCAAAAACCTAATATCAGTCAATGCAAAATGGCTGGACAGATTCTGGTGCTTCCTTCAAGTCTAGAAGAAATAGACGCACACCATTGCACAAGCAAGGAAGATTTATCAGGTCTGCTCTGGCTTTGCCACCTCAACTGGTTGAAATCCACAACAGAG GAGTTGAAATGCTGGAAACTCAGAGCTGTTATTCCTGAAAGTAGTGGAATTCCAGAGTGGATAAGGTATCAGAACATGGGAACTGAAGTAATAACAGAACTTCCTAGGATTTGTTGTAGCATGTGTTTATCGACCTGA